One window from the genome of Oceanisphaera sp. IT1-181 encodes:
- a CDS encoding ornithine carbamoyltransferase — protein MQHLLSLKDYSKQQIEDILALAKDLKANPAKYADELKGKSVVTLFEKPSLRTRVTLDIGINRLGGHAVYLDSQNGAMGSRETVKDFAANLSRWCQAIVARVYDHQTLVEMAKYSKVPVINSLCNLYHPCQALADYMTIAEHHEDLSKVHLVYVGDGNNVTNSLLLTGAILGATVSSVCPRGRNVDAQVLKEAEALAAISGGKVQVADSLDDITDIDVLYTDTWVSMGDETPLEQVAEVFMPYQINQALLDKTGATQVLHCQPAHRELEITSEVMDGPSSFILDQAENRMHVQNAVLLTLINRDTH, from the coding sequence ATGCAGCATCTATTAAGCCTAAAAGATTATAGCAAGCAGCAAATAGAAGACATTTTGGCACTGGCCAAAGACTTAAAAGCGAATCCGGCCAAGTATGCGGACGAGCTAAAAGGTAAAAGCGTGGTCACGCTGTTTGAGAAGCCCTCACTGCGTACCCGCGTGACGCTGGATATCGGTATCAATCGCTTGGGCGGTCATGCGGTCTATTTAGACAGCCAAAATGGCGCCATGGGCAGCCGCGAAACCGTTAAAGACTTTGCCGCCAACTTGTCACGCTGGTGCCAAGCGATAGTGGCGCGCGTTTACGATCATCAAACGCTGGTCGAAATGGCAAAATATAGCAAAGTTCCGGTGATCAATTCCTTATGTAACCTGTATCATCCGTGTCAGGCACTGGCGGACTATATGACCATTGCCGAGCATCACGAAGATCTGAGCAAGGTGCATCTGGTATATGTGGGCGATGGTAATAACGTGACCAACTCACTGCTGCTGACCGGTGCTATTTTAGGTGCGACCGTCAGTTCAGTGTGCCCGCGCGGCCGCAACGTGGATGCACAAGTATTAAAAGAAGCCGAAGCACTGGCTGCCATTAGTGGTGGCAAGGTGCAGGTCGCCGATAGTCTGGATGACATTACCGATATCGACGTGCTGTATACCGATACTTGGGTCTCTATGGGTGATGAAACGCCGTTAGAGCAAGTAGCCGAAGTCTTCATGCCTTATCAGATCAATCAGGCCCTGCTTGATAAAACCGGCGCCACACAGGTATTGCATTGCCAGCCTGCGCACCGGGAATTAGAAATAACTTCTGAGGTAATGGACGGTCCGTCCTCCTTTATCCTCGACCAAGCTGAAAATCGCATGCATGTGCAAAATGCCGTGCTGCTGACATTGATTAACAGGGATACGCACTAA
- the argE gene encoding acetylornithine deacetylase, with amino-acid sequence MDMYRDLIALPSISSTEPSWDQSNEKVIRLLADWFSQLGFEVEVTELDDLPGKFNMVATRGEGDGGLLLAGHTDTVPYDEGRWTKDPFKLTEENGRLYGLGVIDMKGFFAFIIEALKDMDLSKLTKPIRILATADEETTMAGARAIASAMAIKPDYAVIGEPTGLVPVMMHKGHMSEGIRITGKSGHSSDPANGVNALEIMHKVMGRLLDLQRQLKENYGNTNFKVPQPTLNLGSLFGGDSPNRICACCELNFDMRPIPGVGPDELMGLLHHAIEPIKQQYPDALELFHLHEPIPAYSTDPNGELVRAAAEITGKTAEAVNYCTEAPFINQLGCQTIVLGPGHIAQAHQPDEYLDLSFVKPTIDIIQRLVSRFCLAEVK; translated from the coding sequence ATGGATATGTATCGCGACTTAATCGCCCTGCCCTCTATTAGTAGTACCGAGCCAAGCTGGGACCAAAGTAACGAAAAAGTGATACGGCTTCTGGCCGACTGGTTTAGCCAATTAGGCTTTGAGGTAGAGGTTACCGAGCTTGACGACCTACCCGGCAAATTCAACATGGTGGCCACCCGCGGAGAAGGCGATGGCGGCTTACTGCTGGCCGGCCATACCGACACAGTGCCTTATGATGAAGGGCGCTGGACCAAAGACCCCTTTAAGCTGACCGAAGAAAACGGCCGCCTTTATGGCTTGGGCGTGATCGACATGAAAGGCTTCTTTGCCTTTATTATCGAAGCCCTAAAAGACATGGACTTAAGTAAGCTGACCAAGCCCATTCGCATCTTGGCCACCGCCGATGAAGAAACCACCATGGCCGGTGCCCGCGCTATTGCCAGCGCCATGGCCATTAAGCCGGACTATGCGGTGATTGGTGAGCCCACCGGTTTAGTACCGGTAATGATGCATAAGGGCCATATGTCGGAAGGTATTCGTATTACCGGCAAAAGCGGCCACAGTTCAGATCCCGCTAATGGCGTAAACGCGCTAGAGATTATGCATAAAGTGATGGGCCGCTTATTAGACTTACAGCGCCAGCTTAAAGAAAACTATGGCAACACTAATTTTAAGGTGCCCCAGCCAACGCTGAACCTCGGCTCGCTGTTCGGTGGTGACAGCCCCAATCGGATTTGTGCCTGCTGCGAGCTGAACTTCGACATGCGCCCCATTCCTGGTGTGGGCCCTGATGAACTCATGGGTTTATTGCATCACGCCATTGAGCCTATTAAGCAGCAGTATCCCGATGCGCTTGAGTTGTTTCATTTGCATGAGCCCATTCCGGCCTACAGCACAGATCCAAACGGCGAGTTAGTTCGCGCTGCCGCCGAGATCACCGGCAAAACGGCCGAGGCGGTCAACTATTGCACCGAAGCGCCTTTTATCAATCAGCTCGGCTGCCAAACTATCGTACTGGGCCCTGGCCATATCGCTCAGGCCCACCAGCCCGATGAATACTTGGACTTATCGTTTGTGAAACCCACCATCGATATCATTCAACGTCTAGTTAGTCGCTTTTGTTTGGCTGAGGTCAAATAA
- the argC gene encoding N-acetyl-gamma-glutamyl-phosphate reductase, producing the protein MLKAAIIGASGYTGAELAGLIHAHPNLTLAGLYVSEGSLDAHKPFASLYPRWRGVIDAPLQPLDADALSRIYADADLVLLATAHEVSHDLAPGFLAKGMPVFDLSGAFRVPGDDFYQRFYGFTHQFGGWLSKAAYGLAEWNQDAIKQAQLIAVPGCYPTASLTALKPLQTAGLMAAGRKPIISAVSGVTGAGRKASLATSFCEVSFKPYGVLNHRHQPEISHHLSNQVVFQPHLGNFSRGILATIYVELNDDVTDEQIASAYHSAYDGQKIVRITDQWPQINDVAGTPFCDLHWARDGNQLIVVSAIDNLLKGAASQAIQCINIHQGFSPLAGLVQE; encoded by the coding sequence ATGTTAAAAGCTGCAATTATTGGTGCTAGCGGATACACCGGAGCCGAACTGGCCGGTTTAATCCATGCACACCCCAACCTGACGCTCGCCGGCCTTTATGTTTCTGAAGGTAGCTTAGACGCTCATAAACCCTTTGCCAGCTTGTATCCACGCTGGCGCGGTGTGATTGATGCGCCGCTGCAGCCGCTTGATGCTGACGCGCTGAGCCGTATTTATGCAGACGCCGACCTAGTGCTGTTGGCCACCGCCCACGAAGTGAGCCATGACTTGGCGCCCGGCTTTTTAGCCAAGGGCATGCCGGTCTTTGATTTATCCGGTGCTTTTCGCGTGCCCGGTGACGATTTTTATCAGCGTTTTTATGGTTTTACTCACCAGTTTGGCGGCTGGTTAAGCAAGGCGGCTTATGGTTTAGCCGAATGGAACCAAGACGCGATTAAGCAAGCACAATTAATTGCCGTACCTGGCTGTTATCCCACGGCTTCTCTCACCGCCTTAAAGCCGTTACAAACAGCAGGCCTGATGGCCGCCGGACGTAAGCCAATTATTAGTGCCGTCTCCGGTGTCACCGGTGCGGGACGCAAAGCCAGCCTCGCTACCAGCTTTTGTGAAGTGAGCTTTAAGCCTTATGGCGTGCTTAATCATCGTCATCAGCCTGAGATCAGTCATCATCTGAGTAATCAGGTGGTCTTTCAGCCGCACCTGGGTAACTTTAGTCGCGGCATTTTGGCCACTATTTATGTAGAGCTAAATGACGACGTGACCGATGAGCAAATCGCCAGCGCATATCACAGCGCCTACGACGGTCAGAAAATCGTGCGTATCACGGATCAATGGCCACAAATTAACGATGTAGCGGGCACGCCATTTTGTGACCTGCACTGGGCCCGTGACGGTAACCAGCTAATAGTGGTATCGGCCATCGACAACCTGTTAAAAGGCGCGGCCAGTCAGGCCATTCAATGTATTAATATTCACCAAGGATTCTCGCCGCTGGCGGGTCTGGTGCAGGAGTAA
- a CDS encoding argininosuccinate synthase — protein sequence MSQFKKILLAYSGGLDTSAIIPWLKENYEGCEIIAFVGDVGQGAEELEGIEAKALESGAVKCIVADLKDEFVNDYVYPTLKTGAIYEGTYLLGTSMARPIIAKAMAEAALAEGAEAIAHGCTGKGNDQVRFEGAVAALAPQLAIIAPWRIWDMKSREDLLDYLAERNIKTSASATKIYSRDANAFHISTEGGELESTWNEPSEQAWTWTVSPEQAPDKAETLSLTVVEGRITALDGVEMTPYNLLVELNDRAAKHGVGRVDIVENRLVGMKSRGCYETPGGTVMMAALRAVEELVLDKPTRAWRERVGAEFSHLVYDGRWFTPLCKALLASANAIAEDVSGEVVLKMYKGQVTAIQKSSPNSLYSEEFATFGEDEVYDQSHAEGFIRLYSLASRIKALNSLKK from the coding sequence ATGAGCCAATTCAAAAAAATTCTGCTGGCCTACTCTGGCGGTTTAGATACCTCTGCCATCATTCCATGGCTAAAAGAAAACTACGAAGGTTGTGAGATCATCGCCTTCGTAGGTGACGTAGGCCAAGGTGCTGAAGAGCTGGAAGGCATTGAAGCCAAAGCATTAGAGTCAGGCGCGGTAAAGTGTATCGTTGCTGATTTGAAAGACGAATTCGTAAACGATTACGTGTATCCAACGCTGAAAACCGGCGCTATTTACGAAGGTACTTATTTACTCGGTACTTCTATGGCGCGTCCGATTATCGCTAAAGCCATGGCCGAAGCGGCACTGGCCGAAGGCGCAGAAGCGATTGCCCACGGTTGTACCGGTAAAGGTAATGACCAAGTACGCTTCGAAGGTGCGGTTGCTGCCTTAGCACCTCAGTTGGCCATTATTGCCCCTTGGCGCATCTGGGACATGAAGAGCCGCGAAGACTTGTTGGATTATTTGGCTGAGCGCAACATCAAGACCAGTGCCAGCGCCACTAAGATCTATTCTCGTGACGCCAACGCTTTCCATATCTCTACCGAAGGTGGCGAATTAGAAAGCACTTGGAACGAGCCATCTGAGCAAGCGTGGACCTGGACTGTGTCCCCGGAGCAAGCTCCAGATAAAGCAGAAACTCTGTCTTTGACCGTTGTTGAAGGCCGCATCACTGCGCTGGACGGCGTTGAGATGACCCCGTACAACTTGTTGGTTGAGCTGAACGACCGTGCTGCTAAGCATGGCGTGGGCCGGGTAGATATCGTAGAAAACCGTTTGGTCGGCATGAAGTCGCGCGGTTGTTATGAAACTCCAGGTGGTACCGTGATGATGGCGGCACTGCGCGCCGTTGAAGAGCTGGTATTAGACAAGCCGACTCGCGCTTGGCGTGAGCGTGTGGGTGCTGAGTTCTCGCACTTGGTCTACGACGGCCGCTGGTTCACTCCGTTATGCAAGGCGCTGTTAGCTTCCGCTAATGCCATTGCCGAAGACGTATCCGGTGAAGTAGTACTGAAGATGTACAAAGGTCAGGTGACTGCGATTCAGAAGTCTTCTCCTAATAGCCTGTACTCTGAAGAGTTCGCTACCTTCGGTGAAGATGAAGTGTATGACCAAAGCCATGCCGAAGGCTTTATCCGTTTGTACTCGTTGGCCAGCCGTATCAAAGCGCTGAACAGCCTGAAGAAGTAA
- the argB gene encoding acetylglutamate kinase — protein MSTQTSPLIIKLGGTLLESNDALAALFATLNSFIEQVKRPLVLVHGGGVLVDNQLAAMGLTSTKKDGLRVTPLEHIPVIAGALAGTANKLLLAQAIAHNISAVGLCLGDGGLCRVSQLDPELGSVGKVDGGDATLISTLLNAGFMPVISSIGITNDGQLMNVNADQAATAIAEVLDADLVMLSDVSGILDGERQLINLLTETRALELMQQGVIKDGMAVKVKAALQATKTLGKPVAVGSWRNPEQLLSLLAGESEFGTRISH, from the coding sequence ATGTCCACTCAAACTAGCCCGTTAATTATTAAGCTCGGCGGCACGCTATTAGAAAGTAACGATGCCTTAGCAGCGTTATTTGCCACCTTGAACTCGTTTATTGAGCAAGTAAAACGCCCGCTGGTATTAGTGCATGGCGGCGGCGTGTTGGTCGATAACCAGCTGGCGGCCATGGGTCTGACCTCGACCAAGAAAGACGGCTTGCGCGTGACGCCATTGGAGCATATTCCAGTGATAGCCGGTGCCTTGGCAGGAACGGCTAATAAGCTGCTGCTGGCGCAAGCCATTGCGCATAACATTAGTGCGGTGGGTTTGTGCTTGGGCGATGGTGGTTTATGCCGCGTTAGCCAGCTGGATCCTGAGCTGGGTTCGGTCGGCAAAGTAGACGGCGGTGACGCTACCTTAATTAGCACACTATTAAATGCAGGCTTTATGCCGGTGATCAGCTCCATTGGTATTACCAATGATGGCCAGTTGATGAACGTGAATGCAGATCAAGCGGCCACTGCCATTGCGGAAGTACTGGATGCAGATTTAGTGATGCTGTCGGATGTGAGTGGCATTCTTGACGGCGAGCGTCAGTTGATCAATTTACTGACCGAGACTCGCGCCTTGGAGTTGATGCAACAAGGGGTGATCAAAGATGGCATGGCAGTGAAAGTGAAAGCCGCACTGCAAGCCACTAAAACTTTGGGTAAACCGGTTGCCGTGGGTAGCTGGCGCAATCCTGAACAATTATTGTCGCTGCTGGCAGGTGAGTCAGAGTTTGGCACTCGGATTTCACACTAA
- the ppc gene encoding phosphoenolpyruvate carboxylase, which produces MDNHAPLRANVGLLGQLLGDTIKDHHGQSFLDKVETIRQLAKSARQGNDDDQQRLLDTLKHLSDDELLPVTRAFSQFLNLANVAEQFHTISRQTQREAGDGPLSQVFERLKQADINEDNIKAAVAELDIDLVLTAHPTEVTRRTFIHKHVQLNDCLAALELDLPEQEKAELLARIEQLITQAWHSNEIRSQRPTPVDEAKWGFAVIENSLWPALPKFMRQLDSQLHEQLGTRLPLDAAPVRFTSWMGGDRDGNPFVTAKVTQEVLLLGRWMASSLFLNDIQELVSELSMSQANDELYQATAQSEEPYRAILRTLREDLRETLMHLNAKVQNQSTDARDLITTTEQLRQPLELCYRSLQECGLGKIADGLLLDVIRKVACFGIHLLKLDIRQDGERHSQALAEITGYLGLGNYGDWSEADKQAFLLNELNSRRPLLPRQWQPSADTQEVLDTCRVISEHPADAFGIYIISMAGAPSDVLAVQLLLKECGVNFPMPVAPLFETLEDLNNGAEVIEQLYALPWYRGYLQGRQYVMIGYSDSSKDAGMMAAGWAQYSAMEKLVAISESEQVKLTLFHGRGGSLGRGGGPAREAILAQPPGSTLGGLRVTEQGEMIRFKFGLSKVAIDSLALYASAVLEANLLPPPEPEPQWRELMETMSDVSCAHYRSLIRDEPDFVPYFRAATPELELGKLPLGSRPAKRKPNGGVESLRAIPWIFAWTQNRLMLPAWLGAHKGLEAVIEAGQEKTLVAMNEGWPFFRARLDMLEMVFLKADLSLAAYYDGLLVPNELKPLGKRLRDELRASMELILQLKEEAELLSDEPWIKESIKLRNPYTDPLNVLQAELLKRSRQHQGDDVNPVLDQALMVTIAGIAAGMRNTG; this is translated from the coding sequence ATGGATAATCATGCACCACTCAGAGCCAATGTTGGCCTGCTGGGGCAATTGCTGGGCGATACCATAAAGGATCACCATGGCCAGAGCTTTCTCGATAAAGTAGAAACCATACGTCAGTTGGCCAAATCGGCCCGCCAAGGTAACGACGACGACCAACAGCGATTACTCGATACCCTCAAACATCTGAGTGACGACGAACTGCTACCCGTCACCCGAGCTTTTAGTCAATTCCTCAATCTGGCAAACGTAGCCGAGCAATTTCATACCATATCGCGCCAAACTCAGCGCGAAGCCGGTGACGGGCCTCTCAGTCAGGTGTTCGAGCGCTTAAAGCAAGCCGATATTAATGAAGACAATATTAAAGCCGCCGTCGCCGAGCTCGACATCGACTTAGTACTAACCGCTCACCCCACCGAGGTGACCCGCCGTACCTTTATCCATAAGCATGTACAGCTTAACGACTGCTTGGCCGCATTGGAGCTAGACCTACCCGAGCAAGAAAAAGCCGAGCTACTAGCACGAATAGAACAACTTATTACTCAGGCTTGGCATAGCAATGAAATTCGCTCCCAGCGGCCGACACCGGTCGATGAAGCCAAGTGGGGCTTTGCTGTGATCGAAAACAGCCTCTGGCCCGCCCTTCCCAAGTTCATGCGCCAGCTCGACAGCCAGTTGCATGAGCAACTCGGTACCCGGCTGCCGCTGGATGCCGCCCCGGTACGCTTTACCTCTTGGATGGGCGGAGACCGCGACGGTAATCCGTTCGTTACCGCTAAGGTGACCCAAGAAGTACTGTTGTTAGGCCGTTGGATGGCAAGCTCGCTGTTTCTTAACGATATTCAAGAGCTAGTATCCGAGCTGTCGATGTCGCAAGCCAACGATGAGCTGTATCAAGCAACAGCACAAAGTGAGGAACCTTATCGGGCCATCCTGCGCACCCTGCGTGAAGACTTGCGCGAAACCCTGATGCATCTTAACGCCAAGGTACAAAACCAAAGCACCGATGCGCGGGATCTAATCACGACCACCGAACAACTGCGCCAGCCTTTAGAGTTGTGCTATCGCTCGCTGCAAGAGTGTGGGCTAGGGAAGATTGCCGACGGCCTGCTGCTCGATGTGATCCGCAAGGTGGCCTGTTTTGGTATTCACCTACTGAAATTAGATATTCGCCAAGACGGCGAGCGTCACAGCCAGGCGCTGGCAGAAATCACCGGGTACTTGGGCTTGGGTAACTACGGCGATTGGAGTGAAGCCGACAAGCAGGCTTTCTTACTCAATGAACTCAATTCACGCCGGCCGCTCTTACCTCGGCAATGGCAACCCAGCGCCGACACCCAAGAGGTATTGGATACCTGCCGCGTGATTAGCGAGCACCCAGCGGACGCCTTCGGGATTTACATTATCTCTATGGCCGGTGCGCCATCCGATGTGCTGGCGGTACAGCTATTACTAAAAGAGTGCGGTGTTAACTTCCCGATGCCGGTTGCGCCTTTGTTTGAGACCTTAGAAGATCTTAATAACGGTGCCGAGGTGATAGAGCAGCTTTATGCGCTGCCTTGGTATCGCGGTTATCTACAAGGCCGTCAATATGTGATGATTGGTTATTCTGACTCATCTAAAGACGCCGGTATGATGGCGGCGGGCTGGGCCCAATACAGCGCCATGGAAAAATTGGTGGCCATTAGCGAGTCCGAACAAGTTAAGCTCACCTTGTTCCACGGTCGTGGCGGCAGCTTAGGTCGCGGTGGTGGTCCGGCTCGTGAGGCCATTTTGGCGCAACCGCCGGGCTCTACGCTTGGTGGCTTACGCGTCACCGAGCAAGGCGAGATGATCCGCTTTAAATTTGGCCTATCTAAAGTCGCCATCGATAGCCTAGCGCTCTATGCCAGTGCGGTACTAGAAGCCAACTTGCTGCCTCCACCTGAGCCAGAGCCTCAGTGGCGCGAGCTAATGGAAACCATGAGTGACGTTTCCTGCGCCCATTATCGTTCGCTTATTCGTGATGAGCCGGACTTTGTACCCTACTTTCGCGCCGCCACGCCCGAGCTAGAGCTGGGCAAGTTGCCGTTAGGCTCTCGCCCCGCTAAGCGCAAACCCAACGGTGGCGTAGAAAGCCTGCGGGCCATTCCGTGGATTTTTGCTTGGACACAAAACCGCTTGATGCTGCCCGCCTGGCTGGGTGCCCATAAGGGACTAGAGGCGGTGATAGAGGCAGGGCAAGAGAAAACCTTGGTGGCGATGAATGAGGGCTGGCCATTTTTCCGCGCTCGACTCGATATGCTGGAAATGGTGTTTTTGAAAGCCGATCTTAGTCTTGCCGCCTATTACGACGGACTGTTGGTGCCTAATGAGCTTAAACCGTTGGGTAAGCGGTTACGTGATGAGTTGCGGGCTAGCATGGAACTGATATTGCAGCTGAAAGAAGAAGCGGAGCTGTTATCTGATGAGCCGTGGATCAAGGAGTCGATTAAGCTACGTAATCCCTATACGGATCCACTGAACGTGTTGCAGGCGGAGCTATTAAAGCGTTCGCGTCAGCATCAAGGCGATGATGTTAATCCGGTATTGGATCAAGCACTGATGGTGACCATAGCCGGCATTGCTGCAGGCATGCGTAATACGGGTTAA
- a CDS encoding PHB depolymerase family esterase, whose translation MNLPMNEKFMASLKQATWLTQSGQLQEATAMIQRALQGKQMPQATEPDATTEPASAKGEIFEGSFYVVEEPSAASHKASAGRKRAQTDFTQPDLTQTGHAQTDYGQTTAPRKPFAAVSGISGLSSLLRGKLSGLSGLNAGVDSPAETLADGATAFAPGMSGLSSLLRGKLSGLQGLNTGVDVPVEVLPEGATFNSGTFANQAGSRDYKLYVPSGYHGQPLPLIVMLHGCTQNPDDFAAGTGMNLLAQEQPCLVLYPAQSGCANSSKCWNWFKPGDQHRDGGEPAIIAGLTRQIINEYHLDEGRVYVAGLSAGGAMATTMAMLYPDIYAAVGVHSGLAHGAAQDIPSALAAMQGGTGPLAGLNKQANARSPSSTGPRIPAIIFHGDQDTTVHPSNGDRVVAQYLSDTGSGRVTNSKIKAERRAGKVPNGRSYTCTIHHDASAQPILEQWSIHGAAHAWAGGTSRGSYTDPQGPDASREMLRFFLAHAKGEH comes from the coding sequence ATGAATCTTCCAATGAACGAAAAATTTATGGCCAGTCTGAAACAGGCCACTTGGTTGACGCAGTCGGGCCAACTGCAGGAGGCCACGGCTATGATACAGCGGGCGCTGCAGGGTAAGCAGATGCCCCAAGCCACTGAGCCGGATGCAACCACTGAGCCTGCATCCGCCAAGGGTGAGATATTCGAGGGCAGCTTTTATGTGGTAGAGGAGCCGTCTGCTGCATCTCATAAAGCGTCGGCGGGCCGCAAACGCGCGCAGACCGACTTTACGCAGCCAGACCTTACGCAGACCGGCCATGCGCAGACTGACTATGGGCAAACAACAGCGCCACGCAAACCTTTCGCTGCCGTTTCTGGTATTAGTGGTTTGAGCAGCCTATTACGCGGCAAGCTATCGGGTTTATCGGGGTTGAATGCAGGAGTGGACTCACCCGCCGAGACGCTGGCTGACGGCGCGACTGCTTTTGCTCCCGGTATGAGTGGTCTGAGCAGCCTGTTGCGCGGCAAGCTGTCGGGCTTACAAGGGTTGAACACCGGCGTGGACGTTCCCGTCGAAGTGTTGCCTGAGGGCGCGACTTTTAACAGTGGCACTTTCGCCAATCAGGCGGGCAGCCGAGATTACAAACTGTATGTCCCCAGTGGTTACCATGGCCAGCCGTTGCCATTAATCGTCATGTTGCATGGTTGCACCCAAAATCCCGATGACTTCGCCGCCGGCACCGGCATGAACCTGCTTGCACAAGAGCAGCCGTGTTTGGTGCTCTATCCTGCACAAAGCGGTTGCGCGAATAGCTCCAAGTGCTGGAACTGGTTCAAGCCAGGCGATCAGCACCGCGATGGTGGCGAGCCGGCGATTATCGCAGGTCTAACGCGCCAAATTATCAATGAGTATCACCTGGATGAAGGACGCGTCTACGTGGCGGGATTGTCCGCTGGCGGCGCCATGGCCACCACCATGGCGATGCTCTACCCAGACATTTACGCGGCGGTGGGCGTTCATTCGGGGCTTGCTCACGGCGCGGCGCAAGATATACCGTCTGCACTTGCGGCCATGCAAGGCGGCACCGGACCTTTGGCCGGCCTGAACAAGCAGGCGAATGCTCGCTCCCCATCGTCAACGGGGCCGAGAATCCCCGCCATTATCTTCCACGGTGATCAGGACACTACGGTACATCCCAGCAACGGCGATCGCGTGGTAGCACAATATCTCTCTGATACCGGCTCAGGCCGCGTAACGAACAGCAAGATTAAGGCAGAGAGACGTGCTGGAAAGGTACCTAATGGGCGTTCTTATACTTGTACCATTCATCATGATGCGAGTGCCCAGCCTATCCTAGAGCAGTGGTCGATTCACGGCGCCGCCCACGCTTGGGCCGGGGGTACGTCTCGGGGCTCTTATACGGATCCGCAAGGGCCGGATGCCTCACGGGAAATGCTGCGCTTTTTCTTAGCGCACGCGAAAGGCGAACATTGA